The segment CTACTCCTTCCGGCAGAAAGGTCAAACCTGGACTTCCCCCGAATTTAAGGACACTAAGTTAGGTTAGGCTACCATAGATTCGAGCTCATAAGATACTGGAGAAAGATACCCCAGTGTTGAGTGACGTCTCTTTCGATTATAGAATATTTCAATATAATTAAAAATACT is part of the Deltaproteobacteria bacterium genome and harbors:
- a CDS encoding IS3 family transposase; translation: SIFNYIEIFYNRKRRHSTLGYLSPVSYELESMVA